Proteins encoded together in one Ferroglobus placidus DSM 10642 window:
- a CDS encoding damage-control phosphatase yields the protein MRIAAKCPACLLNRVYLECKIATNDQSKIERAVGEALKILSEEYEKRGINALIATKVHRRVYEVLGVEDPYKPLKDRANAVAMKNLPFVEDFISKLSDKFYGAVVASIIGNAFDYGVLDHKVEEDNFKMYFLKMFAKGLTIDDTEEIKDLCRGKVVYVTDNAGEIFFDYLLIREIKKISEKVSVVVRGKPILSDATIEDAKLAGIDKVADEILPNGGEIGIDEEMLPEVTKSRIEEADVIVAKGMANYECLSESKWENVAFLLTAKCEPVARDIGVSVGSMVAMLK from the coding sequence ATGAGGATCGCTGCTAAATGTCCGGCTTGTTTGCTGAACAGGGTTTACCTAGAATGCAAGATAGCTACGAATGATCAGAGCAAAATAGAGAGGGCTGTTGGAGAGGCTCTCAAAATTTTAAGCGAGGAATACGAAAAGAGGGGGATTAACGCTTTAATAGCCACGAAAGTCCACAGAAGAGTTTACGAAGTTCTCGGAGTCGAAGACCCTTACAAACCTCTTAAGGATAGAGCGAATGCTGTTGCTATGAAAAATCTGCCATTCGTCGAAGATTTCATTTCGAAGCTTTCCGACAAGTTTTACGGAGCAGTCGTGGCAAGCATAATCGGTAACGCCTTCGACTACGGAGTTCTGGATCACAAAGTTGAGGAAGATAACTTCAAGATGTACTTCCTCAAAATGTTCGCGAAAGGGTTAACTATCGACGACACCGAGGAGATAAAGGACCTCTGCAGAGGGAAGGTTGTTTACGTAACTGACAACGCCGGAGAGATATTCTTCGATTATTTGCTGATAAGGGAAATCAAGAAGATCTCGGAGAAAGTTAGCGTTGTAGTTAGAGGAAAGCCAATACTCAGCGACGCAACAATCGAAGATGCGAAGCTTGCCGGAATAGATAAAGTTGCCGACGAAATACTTCCTAACGGAGGAGAGATTGGTATAGACGAAGAAATGCTTCCGGAGGTTACGAAGAGTAGGATAGAGGAGGCTGACGTAATCGTGGCTAAGGGTATGGCTAACTACGAATGCTTGTCCGAATCGAAGTGGGAAAACGTTGCTTTTCTTTTGACTGCCAAATGCGAACCTGTAGCGAGGGATATAGGGGTTAGCGTCGGCAGCATGGTGGCGATGCT
- the gyrB gene encoding DNA topoisomerase (ATP-hydrolyzing) subunit B, protein MEEYTAEQIEVLSDLEAVRKRPGMYIGGVGIRGLHHLLWEVIDNSVDEHLAGYCSRIRVVLHRDGSASVEDDGRGIPTEMHPLGKPALEIVMTKLHAGGKFSKKAYKVSGGLHGVGLSVVNALSEWVEVIVKRNGKIYRQRYERGVPVTPLEIIGETNETGTYVRFKPDEEIFETTEFRYDIVAHRLRELAYLNKGLKLELYDERSGKKEEFYSERGIVEFVEHLNANREKISDVIYISGERNGISVEVALQYTNTDFETILAYANNIHNVEGGTHVVGFRAALTRAINEYGKKNVKNFKPITGVDVREGLTAVISVKVPEPQFEGQTKTKLSNSEVKTAVETIVYSELMRWFEEHPEQANKIIEKCILAAKAREAAKRARDVIKRREEVATLPGKLADCSSKNPEERELFIVEGESAGGSAKQARDRRFQAILPIRGKIINVEKAGMVRVLKNDEIKAIIAAIGAGFGKDFDIKKARYRRIIIMTDADIDGAHIRTLLLTFFYRYMRPLIENGYLYIAQPPLYRVKKGKKVYYLYSDKELENLLKRIGDAEVQRYKGLGEMNPEQLWETTMDPKRRILIQVTLEDAAMAEEIVSILMGENTEDRKRFIMEHATEVRNLDT, encoded by the coding sequence GTGGAAGAGTACACGGCTGAGCAAATCGAAGTTCTTAGCGATTTGGAAGCTGTGAGAAAGAGACCGGGGATGTACATTGGTGGAGTTGGAATTAGAGGGCTTCATCACCTTTTGTGGGAAGTTATCGACAACAGCGTTGACGAGCATTTAGCGGGATACTGCAGCAGAATAAGAGTAGTTTTACATAGGGATGGAAGTGCGAGCGTCGAAGATGACGGAAGAGGAATTCCGACCGAAATGCACCCCCTCGGAAAGCCAGCTTTGGAAATAGTGATGACGAAGCTTCACGCGGGAGGAAAGTTCAGCAAAAAAGCGTACAAAGTCTCTGGAGGTTTGCACGGAGTTGGTTTATCCGTCGTTAATGCTCTTTCCGAGTGGGTGGAAGTTATTGTTAAGAGAAACGGAAAGATATACAGGCAGAGATACGAGAGAGGAGTTCCGGTGACACCTCTTGAGATTATCGGAGAGACAAACGAGACGGGAACTTACGTGAGGTTCAAGCCAGACGAGGAGATTTTCGAAACGACGGAGTTCCGCTACGACATAGTGGCGCACAGACTTAGAGAACTCGCATACTTGAACAAGGGACTGAAGCTTGAGCTGTACGATGAAAGAAGCGGGAAAAAGGAGGAGTTCTACTCAGAAAGGGGAATTGTGGAGTTCGTGGAGCATCTCAACGCCAACAGAGAAAAGATTTCCGATGTAATATACATAAGTGGAGAGAGAAACGGAATTAGCGTCGAAGTAGCTCTGCAGTACACGAACACCGACTTCGAAACTATTCTCGCTTATGCCAACAACATACACAACGTTGAGGGAGGCACTCACGTTGTAGGATTCAGAGCGGCTCTAACGAGAGCGATAAACGAATACGGAAAGAAGAACGTCAAGAACTTCAAGCCGATAACCGGGGTGGACGTCAGAGAAGGTTTGACAGCCGTAATTTCAGTTAAGGTTCCGGAACCACAGTTTGAGGGGCAGACGAAGACCAAGCTGAGTAACAGCGAAGTTAAGACGGCTGTGGAGACCATAGTTTACAGCGAATTGATGAGGTGGTTTGAAGAGCATCCTGAGCAGGCTAACAAAATAATAGAGAAGTGCATATTAGCTGCTAAAGCGAGAGAGGCTGCGAAAAGGGCGAGGGACGTTATAAAGAGGAGAGAAGAAGTGGCAACTCTTCCGGGGAAGCTTGCCGATTGCTCGTCGAAAAATCCTGAAGAGAGGGAGCTGTTCATAGTTGAGGGTGAATCTGCCGGAGGTTCGGCAAAACAGGCAAGAGACAGAAGATTTCAGGCAATTTTGCCGATAAGAGGTAAGATTATAAACGTAGAGAAGGCTGGTATGGTTAGAGTTTTGAAAAACGACGAAATAAAAGCGATTATAGCTGCCATAGGTGCCGGTTTCGGAAAGGATTTCGACATAAAAAAGGCGAGGTACAGGCGAATCATCATAATGACCGACGCGGACATAGATGGAGCTCACATAAGAACTCTGCTGCTAACCTTCTTCTACCGCTACATGCGTCCGCTTATAGAGAACGGATACCTTTACATAGCCCAGCCGCCCCTCTACAGAGTTAAGAAGGGGAAGAAAGTTTACTACCTTTACTCAGACAAAGAACTCGAAAACCTGCTTAAAAGAATAGGAGATGCGGAAGTTCAGAGGTACAAAGGTCTGGGAGAGATGAACCCTGAACAGCTCTGGGAGACGACGATGGATCCGAAGAGAAGGATACTTATTCAGGTAACACTCGAAGATGCGGCGATGGCCGAAGAGATAGTTTCGATTCTCATGGGAGAGAACACCGAAGACAGGAAGAGGTTCATAATGGAGCACGCCACAGAAGTGAGAAATCTCGACACGTAG
- a CDS encoding N-6 DNA methylase: MIPVWDQLSDVENWVKQRYIVLAKEFGNKPFRLEDAEKVLKKAGIETGNVKELLSILRKKGLLEVEKDPEDFRRSIYRLLFVEKSVSPTRDKLFRSLKAGADLIRGGVDYKVLLLFLFYKALSDKWNALVESFVSEGHTKTQAYLLANRKYYVLYDENEQKLLTWHEVTKKRETLTELANALTRISRLNEKLSDLEKLVEILGFKGFISEDNLHTIESIIQIFNTLDFSKLPYDVIGDAYMWILNYFAPQKAKEGENYTPIEIVKLVVNLLDIEVDEESGVVTVLDPALGSGSMLIVSRDYVREKYGKEGEDVLMLYGQERNEIMGVIAKMNLILHDIKNYEIFIGDSLANPRFPQCDYVVANPPWNQDYNVNGLIEDPKVKKIYTQFTSTLPPKNSMDWGWIQLMLYFARKKVGIILDNGALFRGGSEKRIREAIVRRDLIEAVVLLPEKLFYNTGAPGCVIIFNKNKPEERKGKILFINASNEYEKHPEVRRLNRLGEKNIEKIVDAYREFKDIKGFARVVSIEEIAKNDYNLNVTLYVTPIVEEEEIDVVEEWRELEKIEAERDEIKAKLSEYVSEIMRVW; this comes from the coding sequence GTGATACCCGTGTGGGATCAACTTTCTGACGTTGAAAATTGGGTGAAACAAAGATATATAGTTCTCGCTAAGGAATTCGGAAACAAGCCCTTTAGATTAGAAGACGCTGAAAAGGTTTTGAAAAAAGCGGGAATAGAAACCGGGAACGTGAAGGAATTACTTTCGATTCTGAGAAAAAAGGGTTTGCTTGAGGTTGAAAAAGACCCTGAAGATTTTAGAAGAAGCATCTACAGGTTGCTTTTTGTTGAAAAATCCGTGAGTCCTACGAGAGACAAGCTCTTCAGAAGCCTCAAAGCCGGAGCCGATCTGATAAGAGGAGGTGTTGATTACAAAGTGCTCTTGCTGTTCCTCTTCTACAAGGCTTTGAGCGATAAGTGGAATGCTCTCGTGGAAAGCTTCGTATCAGAAGGACACACAAAAACACAGGCTTATCTGCTTGCCAACAGAAAATACTATGTGCTTTACGACGAGAATGAGCAGAAGCTCCTGACTTGGCACGAAGTTACGAAGAAGAGAGAGACGCTCACAGAACTTGCGAACGCCTTAACGAGAATATCGAGATTGAATGAAAAGCTTTCAGACCTTGAGAAGCTCGTCGAGATTCTAGGATTCAAGGGATTCATAAGCGAAGATAATCTTCACACTATCGAGAGCATAATCCAGATTTTCAACACCCTCGATTTCTCGAAGCTGCCCTATGACGTTATAGGAGATGCATATATGTGGATTCTGAATTACTTCGCTCCACAGAAGGCGAAGGAAGGAGAAAACTACACTCCGATAGAAATAGTGAAGCTCGTTGTCAACTTGTTGGACATAGAGGTCGATGAAGAGAGTGGGGTTGTTACCGTTCTCGATCCAGCTTTAGGCTCCGGAAGTATGCTCATAGTTTCGAGAGATTACGTTAGAGAGAAGTACGGGAAGGAAGGGGAAGATGTTCTCATGCTTTACGGTCAGGAAAGAAACGAGATAATGGGTGTTATAGCAAAAATGAACCTGATTCTTCACGACATAAAGAATTACGAGATTTTTATTGGAGACAGTTTAGCCAATCCGAGATTTCCGCAGTGCGATTACGTCGTCGCTAATCCGCCCTGGAACCAGGATTACAACGTGAACGGGCTTATAGAAGATCCAAAGGTTAAGAAAATTTACACGCAGTTCACGAGCACTTTGCCACCCAAAAACTCGATGGACTGGGGCTGGATACAGCTCATGCTTTACTTTGCAAGGAAAAAAGTTGGTATAATTCTCGACAACGGAGCTTTGTTCAGAGGAGGGAGTGAAAAGAGGATTAGAGAGGCTATTGTTAGGAGAGATTTGATCGAAGCCGTTGTTCTGCTTCCGGAGAAGCTCTTCTACAACACGGGAGCACCGGGATGCGTTATTATTTTCAACAAGAACAAGCCTGAAGAGAGGAAAGGTAAAATCCTGTTCATCAACGCAAGCAACGAGTACGAGAAGCATCCAGAAGTTAGAAGGTTGAACAGACTCGGAGAGAAAAATATCGAGAAGATCGTGGATGCTTACCGAGAATTTAAGGATATCAAGGGTTTTGCGAGAGTTGTCAGCATTGAAGAGATTGCGAAGAACGATTACAATCTAAACGTTACGCTCTACGTAACTCCAATCGTAGAAGAAGAGGAGATCGACGTTGTCGAAGAGTGGCGAGAACTCGAGAAGATAGAAGCTGAGAGAGATGAGATAAAAGCCAAGCTCAGCGAATACGTTTCCGAAATAATGAGGGTTTGGTGA
- a CDS encoding antitoxin family protein — protein MGKVVEAIYEKGVLKPLEKLDLKEGERVKIEIRRSVFGILKDWKVDSQKLKDKFRQTGG, from the coding sequence ATGGGAAAGGTTGTGGAAGCTATTTACGAGAAGGGGGTGCTGAAACCTCTCGAAAAGTTAGACTTAAAGGAGGGTGAGAGGGTCAAGATAGAAATCAGAAGGAGCGTTTTCGGAATCTTGAAGGACTGGAAAGTAGACTCTCAGAAGCTTAAGGATAAGTTTAGACAAACTGGAGGATGA
- a CDS encoding Piwi domain-containing protein codes for MMLNIFEVDKNRVEVPQDVYLYKVHLKTLEQRKRDMCIAVLRNSFGYLDVNSFVIYSYKEIRDLPRRIKKYCDLEPTGKVKMNEVDENVRNALVKTFLRSKIRKDIKKLLKKFKKFQQSVGRWTVALDLERIELVEHNGEILVSFNVKLNISSMINLWDIIERDVNRLKGLCWSPENLNDNRIWFRYIPHLIIEEVEDFEESAKSFILSDVHTGEEFGGWTTEDLKKYPENEYGLSEDAIKKIGNYTQFDSTQPIIKGVTWSGKEYPFLPQHCIPAYNPMLATAEEKKRIEEIKINLKNKKDEIIRKIIEQLPYLKQPDNIEIKKVQETARLRAKFVKVEVTKGKITKTLSQPYEKPVSSTLDLFGWISRIIDGGDGIIEICIPDYIPENLSRIKEIEAFLLIENDLNENERKVGDKLLNDAIYVYNFVRSVCLRCGINIPYLNYKGNRFYFENSKEGIRDIYKRITTSLSGEIGFALIFGKRDNYEDEEGEDSFDYYNPLKSALFRNNILSQNFDVTNYVRGDGKINKNTIKYAVSNIIYNIFGKLGVKFFVLEEDVPYDYILGIDVGYGEAYTGKVAGCTTVHDSEGRLRNLIPIEKQNYPSKETARIKALLEEIEQKKKIYNIDFENKSILILRDGRINKEEINQLMEFSEERNCRITYIEIRKNIVHQFLVNSSQACYVKIGDYYILKAHNPRIGFPRAIKIARKIVIEGDAWRESSLTEDDILLIYKLTALNYSTIGRDSNLRIPAPIYYADKLVKALKKGWKFDERFLRYGILYFL; via the coding sequence ATGATGTTGAACATATTTGAGGTAGATAAAAATCGAGTAGAGGTGCCACAGGACGTATACCTCTACAAGGTTCATCTAAAAACGCTGGAGCAGAGAAAAAGAGACATGTGTATAGCTGTCTTAAGAAATAGTTTTGGGTATCTTGACGTAAACAGTTTTGTTATATACTCGTACAAAGAGATTAGGGATCTGCCACGAAGAATTAAAAAATACTGCGACTTAGAACCTACAGGAAAGGTAAAAATGAATGAAGTTGACGAAAACGTTAGGAATGCATTGGTTAAAACTTTTCTTAGATCGAAGATAAGAAAGGATATTAAAAAACTCTTAAAAAAATTTAAAAAATTTCAACAAAGTGTTGGGCGATGGACAGTCGCATTGGACTTAGAGAGAATAGAGTTAGTGGAGCATAATGGAGAAATCCTCGTTTCTTTTAATGTCAAATTAAATATTAGTTCAATGATAAATTTATGGGATATAATTGAAAGAGATGTTAACAGGCTAAAAGGACTCTGCTGGAGTCCAGAAAACCTAAACGACAATAGAATTTGGTTTAGGTACATTCCTCATTTGATTATAGAAGAAGTTGAGGATTTCGAGGAGAGTGCAAAATCTTTCATTCTTAGCGATGTTCATACTGGAGAAGAGTTTGGAGGTTGGACTACTGAAGATCTAAAGAAATATCCAGAAAATGAGTATGGCTTATCAGAGGATGCCATTAAGAAAATTGGGAATTATACGCAATTCGATAGCACCCAACCGATTATTAAAGGTGTAACTTGGAGTGGTAAGGAGTATCCCTTTTTACCTCAGCATTGCATCCCAGCTTACAATCCAATGTTAGCAACAGCTGAGGAGAAAAAAAGAATAGAAGAAATTAAAATCAATTTAAAAAATAAAAAAGATGAAATTATTAGAAAAATAATTGAACAGCTACCGTACCTAAAACAACCTGATAACATTGAGATTAAAAAAGTGCAAGAGACAGCCAGATTAAGAGCAAAATTTGTTAAAGTTGAGGTAACTAAAGGTAAAATTACTAAAACTCTTTCTCAGCCGTACGAAAAACCAGTGTCGAGTACTTTGGATTTGTTTGGCTGGATTTCAAGAATTATAGATGGAGGAGATGGAATTATAGAGATTTGCATTCCAGATTACATACCAGAAAATCTTTCAAGAATTAAAGAGATCGAAGCATTCTTGCTAATTGAAAATGATTTGAACGAAAATGAAAGAAAAGTAGGCGACAAATTATTAAATGACGCAATATATGTTTATAACTTCGTTAGAAGCGTTTGCCTCAGGTGTGGTATAAATATACCTTACTTAAATTATAAAGGTAACCGATTCTACTTTGAAAATAGCAAAGAGGGTATCAGAGATATATACAAAAGGATAACCACCTCCCTTAGCGGTGAGATAGGTTTTGCTCTTATATTTGGAAAGAGAGATAATTATGAAGACGAAGAGGGCGAAGATTCTTTTGACTACTACAATCCCCTAAAATCTGCTTTATTTAGAAACAACATATTAAGTCAAAATTTTGATGTCACGAATTATGTAAGAGGCGACGGCAAAATTAATAAGAACACGATTAAATATGCTGTATCAAATATAATTTATAATATTTTTGGGAAGTTGGGAGTAAAATTCTTCGTTCTTGAAGAGGATGTTCCATACGACTACATACTTGGTATTGATGTAGGGTATGGCGAAGCTTACACAGGTAAAGTAGCTGGATGCACAACAGTGCACGACTCGGAGGGCAGACTAAGAAACTTAATTCCTATAGAAAAACAGAACTATCCCTCCAAGGAGACTGCAAGAATTAAAGCCTTACTAGAAGAAATTGAACAGAAAAAGAAAATTTACAACATAGATTTTGAGAACAAAAGTATACTAATCTTGAGAGACGGTCGCATTAATAAAGAAGAAATAAACCAACTGATGGAGTTTTCTGAAGAAAGAAATTGCAGGATAACGTATATCGAAATCAGGAAAAACATTGTGCATCAATTCTTAGTGAATAGCTCACAAGCGTGTTATGTCAAGATTGGCGATTATTACATCTTGAAAGCTCATAATCCTAGAATAGGATTTCCCAGAGCAATAAAGATTGCAAGAAAGATCGTAATTGAGGGCGATGCGTGGAGAGAGTCATCACTAACGGAGGACGACATCTTACTGATTTACAAACTTACAGCCCTGAATTATTCTACAATCGGCAGAGATAGCAATCTTAGAATACCGGCTCCAATTTACTACGCTGATAAACTTGTAAAAGCCCTTAAAAAAGGGTGGAAATTCGATGAGAGGTTCTTGAGGTATGGAATTCTATACTTCTTGTAG
- a CDS encoding nucleotidyltransferase domain-containing protein: MKVEKIVEEFARELRKKHEDKVEAIIFFGSHARSEGREESDIDVLIIGDLKLDEAVDVAYPIFLKYGVYISPIVMNREHFETLKAERTGFIENVLKEGVFLYGGV, encoded by the coding sequence ATGAAGGTCGAAAAGATCGTTGAGGAATTCGCTCGGGAACTGAGGAAGAAACACGAAGACAAAGTAGAGGCTATAATCTTCTTCGGTTCTCATGCGAGGAGTGAAGGAAGGGAGGAGAGCGACATCGACGTTTTAATCATTGGAGACTTAAAGCTCGACGAAGCTGTAGATGTCGCTTATCCGATTTTTCTGAAGTACGGAGTTTACATTTCCCCGATCGTGATGAATAGAGAGCACTTCGAGACGTTAAAAGCTGAAAGGACCGGATTCATCGAGAACGTTTTGAAGGAAGGGGTATTTTTGTATGGCGGAGTATGA
- a CDS encoding HEPN domain-containing protein — MAEYEKYLERAYEALESAKILFENEKYNASISQAYYAMFYASKALLSLKRIYPRTHRGVVSELGLRFVNEGYIEELYGKILAKGLQLRERVDYDVYYRASKEEAEEMINEAEMFVERIRRAIEEILKRGEGND, encoded by the coding sequence ATGGCGGAGTATGAGAAATACCTCGAAAGGGCTTACGAAGCCCTCGAATCCGCTAAGATTTTGTTTGAGAACGAGAAGTACAACGCTTCGATAAGTCAAGCTTATTACGCAATGTTTTACGCATCGAAAGCCCTTCTGAGCCTTAAGAGAATATATCCAAGAACTCACAGGGGAGTAGTTTCCGAATTGGGTTTGAGATTTGTGAATGAGGGCTATATCGAAGAGCTTTACGGCAAAATCTTGGCTAAGGGCTTGCAGTTGAGGGAGAGGGTGGATTACGACGTTTATTACAGAGCATCAAAGGAGGAGGCTGAGGAGATGATAAACGAGGCTGAGATGTTCGTAGAGAGGATAAGGAGGGCGATAGAGGAGATTTTGAAGAGAGGTGAGGGGAATGATTGA
- a CDS encoding restriction endonuclease subunit S, translating into MISSAKLQFYKEERLVFNKELGCEIPEDWGVVKLGKVVEVWDKYRIPVKEQDRKPGPYPYCGANGIIDYVDGYTHDGEFVLLAEDGGYFGPFEKSAYIMRGKFWANNHVHILKAIANKMTSEFLMFYLNFMDLRPFLTGSTRPKLTQTDMLRIPLPKPSLPEQKAIAEILSTVDRAIEKTDEIIAKVERLKKGLMQELLAGRVRVKVENGKIRFYRETRFKDSEIGKVPEDWEVVKLGKVAEQRKEIVDPTEVDPVTPYVGLEHVNSGETKLSNFGKAEEVVSSKYRFYIRDILYGKLRPYLDKAVISNINGVCSTDFIVMRTKRDYTIPDFLIYVLHTKRFIDYSTAGMTGTNHPRTSWNWIAKFEFPLPPLQEQKAIAEILSTLDKKLELEKKEKERLERIKKGLMNVLLTGRVRVKVG; encoded by the coding sequence ATGATCTCGTCTGCTAAGCTTCAATTCTACAAGGAGGAGAGGCTTGTATTTAACAAAGAACTCGGTTGCGAGATTCCTGAGGATTGGGGAGTTGTTAAGCTTGGAAAGGTTGTTGAAGTCTGGGATAAGTATAGAATTCCAGTTAAAGAGCAAGATAGAAAGCCAGGACCATATCCTTACTGCGGAGCTAATGGTATAATTGATTACGTTGATGGTTATACACATGACGGAGAATTTGTTCTCCTTGCCGAGGATGGAGGTTATTTTGGACCTTTTGAAAAGAGTGCATACATAATGCGAGGAAAATTCTGGGCAAATAACCACGTGCACATTTTGAAAGCTATAGCAAATAAAATGACGAGCGAATTCTTGATGTTTTACTTAAACTTCATGGATTTAAGGCCTTTCTTGACTGGCTCCACTCGACCCAAATTGACACAAACTGATATGTTGAGAATTCCTTTACCAAAACCTTCACTTCCAGAACAAAAAGCAATCGCAGAAATCCTCTCAACAGTCGATAGAGCCATCGAAAAAACCGATGAAATCATCGCCAAAGTTGAACGCTTAAAGAAGGGCTTGATGCAGGAGCTTCTCGCTGGCAGGGTTAGAGTTAAAGTTGAGAACGGGAAGATCAGATTTTACAGAGAGACGAGATTTAAGGATAGCGAGATCGGGAAAGTGCCAGAGGATTGGGAGGTTGTTAAGCTTGGGAAAGTTGCCGAGCAAAGGAAAGAAATTGTTGACCCTACCGAAGTTGATCCCGTAACCCCATATGTTGGCCTAGAACACGTAAACTCGGGAGAAACGAAATTAAGTAACTTCGGAAAAGCAGAGGAAGTCGTTAGTTCAAAATATAGGTTTTACATTAGAGATATCCTTTACGGAAAATTAAGACCATATCTCGACAAAGCTGTAATTTCTAATATTAACGGAGTCTGTTCTACTGATTTTATCGTCATGAGAACTAAAAGAGACTACACAATACCTGATTTCTTGATTTATGTGCTACATACAAAGAGATTCATCGATTATTCTACTGCTGGTATGACTGGAACAAATCATCCTCGAACATCTTGGAATTGGATAGCTAAGTTTGAATTTCCGCTCCCACCACTCCAAGAACAAAAAGCAATAGCAGAAATCCTTTCAACTCTCGACAAAAAACTCGAACTTGAAAAGAAAGAGAAGGAAAGACTTGAGAGAATAAAGAAGGGGCTAATGAATGTTTTGCTGACTGGAAGAGTGAGGGTGAAAGTTGGATGA
- a CDS encoding HEPN domain-containing protein, giving the protein MNLDNIEQILESPEKLDSLLKLLMSLERILESQDEQRYLEAKRFVESANEDLKASQILYNAGLYSSAVFHMQQATEKYFKAIAIYYFGLSKKNIRKYVKHDTPKIAILFLRKYQNIVKDLTMFFKDIVPEKYLADTSREYILNLERLINTNKRDIAQLNKEEIYKLIKLTRSLVESLESDDTKNKILNTLQDLNNNKSKIVNKILEVLNLSQISESKLDQIKKQIIKALDVSFTEAPHNVEIALKLASSICMLFFLGIITYPHATFTRYRQKSAPQYDIGLGIVDSFRDLLELLQLASDNINNLFNI; this is encoded by the coding sequence ATGAATTTAGACAACATAGAACAAATTTTAGAATCTCCTGAAAAGTTAGACTCTTTATTAAAATTACTTATGTCTTTGGAGCGAATTTTAGAATCTCAAGATGAACAGAGATATTTAGAAGCTAAAAGGTTTGTTGAGTCGGCAAATGAAGATTTAAAGGCTTCACAAATCCTTTACAATGCAGGTTTATACTCATCAGCGGTCTTTCACATGCAACAAGCTACTGAAAAATACTTTAAAGCAATAGCAATTTACTATTTTGGACTTTCAAAGAAAAACATTAGGAAATACGTGAAACACGATACACCTAAGATTGCAATTTTATTTTTAAGAAAGTATCAAAATATAGTTAAAGATTTAACTATGTTTTTCAAAGATATTGTCCCCGAGAAATACTTAGCAGATACTTCGAGAGAATACATCCTCAATCTTGAAAGATTGATAAATACAAATAAACGAGACATTGCCCAATTGAATAAAGAAGAAATATATAAGCTAATTAAGTTAACTAGATCGCTTGTCGAAAGCTTAGAGAGTGATGACACTAAGAATAAAATTCTTAATACTCTTCAGGATTTAAATAACAATAAAAGTAAGATAGTTAATAAAATTCTAGAGGTATTAAACCTCTCCCAAATTAGTGAATCTAAGCTTGACCAAATTAAGAAACAAATCATAAAGGCACTCGATGTTTCCTTTACTGAAGCTCCTCACAATGTAGAAATTGCTCTAAAACTTGCATCTTCGATATGTATGTTATTCTTTCTGGGAATAATAACGTACCCGCATGCTACTTTTACGCGATACAGACAAAAATCAGCCCCTCAATATGATATAGGGCTTGGAATAGTGGATTCTTTCAGAGACTTACTTGAATTGCTACAGTTGGCATCTGATAATATAAATAACCTGTTTAATATATAA